The following are encoded together in the Rhizoctonia solani chromosome 10, complete sequence genome:
- a CDS encoding vacuolar protein sorting-associated protein: protein MVLVLIIGDLHIPLRAHDLPTKFKKLLVPGKIQQIVCTGNVCDGETYEYLRTVAADVHVVRGDFDDNPAYPMSLTLRHPPLTLGVVHGHQCGPAGDIDALHGIARQLDVDILVSGHTHKFSAVEHQGVFFVNPGSATGAWSGSSDSGLSSTPSFLLLDIQGPAVVTYVYQLVDGDVRVEKIEWRKPVEQELERRRMNDGASIFIADRDPGALLD, encoded by the exons ATGGTGCTGGTGCTTATTATCGGTGATTTACATATCCCGCTTCG GGCCCATGATTTACCGACGAAATTCAAGAAGCTGCTG GTACCTGGAAAAATCCAGCAAATTGTATGTACGGGAAATGTATGCGACGGGGAGACCTACGAGTATTTGAGAACGGTCGCTGCGGATGTTCATGTGGTGCGAGGAGACTTTGACGAT AACCCGGCGTATCCAATGTCCCTAACCCTCCGACACCCGCCGCTTACGTTGGGAGTTGTACATGGCCACCAATGCGGCCCTGCAGGAGATATTGACGCGCTTCACGGAATTGCTCGACAACTAGATGTAGACATTCTTGTCAGTGGGCACACGCACAA GTTCAGTGCGGTCGAGCACCAGGGAGTGTTTTTCGTTAATCCGGGGTCGGCAACTGGAGCCTGGTCGGGTAGCTCTGA TAGTGGACTATCTTCGACGCCTTCCTTCTTGCTTCTAGACATCCAAGGGCCAGCTGTGGTGACCTATGTGTATCAGTTGGTGGATGGTGATGTGAGGGTAGAAAAGATCGAATGGAGAAAGCCTGTTGAACAGGAGCTTGAGAGGCGTCGAATGAATGATGG AGCCTCAATATTCATCGCCGATCGCGACCCAGGAGCCTTGCTCGATTAA
- a CDS encoding DNA mismatch repair protein Mlh1 — translation MSLVNEKLVDTSGTGSVPIIKRLDETLVNRIAAGEIIHRPSSALKELIENALDAGATSIKITAKDGGMKLLQIQDNGCGIRKSDLPILCERFTTSKLRDFSDLQEIATYGFRGEALASISFVSHLSVVTKTRSDACAWRALYEDGVMIAPKEGAAAEPVACAGNDGTVITAEDLFYNTPVRKASLRNLGEEYARLSDVVTRYAVHQAGVSFVCKKAGATSPDVSTPIGASRSSLIRLLFGAGVADALFDMEVSSSNVSEQATGKRKRPKGDVGAVEESWSDSDEEAIPIGQRDDKTKWKANAVFTSTSYHGKKLVLLLFINHRLVESRRIQRGVEAVYSTIMPKGAHPFVYLSLEIDPKHVDVNVHPTKREVRTQYTHTAIFNHVQGSFLNEDVIVETISDAIQEKLAVQSSQRTFTYQTLTPITETNSKIGFPKVSAPTKASKTRLASALSDDEDEESGRAATPAMKQPPKSLPQHLVRMSLRDRTLDSMFATSGNSSSAPATRATTRQSTSGNTTNDDPSTAKPVDSVAESSLKTSSVQEQTPDEGLNEDDVLRDSIANMVMNDHGQEEDTHSIANISESKCFLTSILELRQQIQDDKHSRLTDILHNSKFVGMVDFASTRSLFQHELKLYLINHSAVAEELFYQLGLRQFGNFSHLKLSPPPSLHELVHLAVEDDLDIQKAGLDPKKIGDKIISILMRRREMLEEYFGIQISEDGLVQSLPLLLPGYTPNIDLLPVFLMHLGPRVDWNSEKSCFDTLFREIARFHVPKPPLDFEQGQEKSDGEQSSNEERDAAAKAMSL, via the exons ATGTCATTGGTGAATGAAAAATTGGTAGACACTTCGGGAACAGGCTCAGTTCCTATTATAAAACGATTGGATGAAACGCTAGTGAATCGCATAGCTGCCGGGGAG ATCATACATAGACCATCATCAGCTTTGAAAGAGTTGATTGAAAATGCTCTGGACGCCGGCGCAACTTCAATCAAGATCACCGCCAAGGATGGAGGGATGAAGCTGCTTCAGATACAGGACAATGGCTGTGGTATCAGG AAATCGGACCTTCCTATCCTTTGCGAAAGATTTACTACGTCCAAGTTACGCGATTTCTCGGACTTGCAAGAAATAGCTACGTATGGTTTTCGTGGCGAAGCACTTGCGAGTATATCTTTTGTCTCGCATTTGTCGGTGGTGACGAAGACCCGTAGTGACGCGTGCGCGTGGCG GGCACTATACGAAGACGGTGTTATGATCGCCCCTAAGGAAGGGGCCGCAGCAGAACCTGTGGCGTGTGCAGGAAATGATGGCACTGTTATAACC GCAGAGGATTTATTTTACAACACACCCGTTCGAAAGGCGTCCTTGCGCAATCTGGGAGAAGAATACGCTCGTTTATCAGATGTAGTGACGCGATATGCGGTTCACCAGGCTGGAGTATCCTTTGTGTGCAAAAAG GCAGGAGCCACTTCACCAGATGTGTCTACTCCAATAGGCGCGAGCCGTTCTTCATTGATACGACTGCTCTTCGGAGCAGGAGTAGCGGATGCCTTATTTGATATGGAAGTTTCCTCTTCAAATGTTTCAGAACAGGCAACTGGTAAAAGGAAGCGACCCAAGGGAGACGTAGGTGCCGTGGAGGAATCATGGAGTGACAGTGACGAAGAGGCCATTCCTATAGGCCAAAGGGACGATAAAACAAAGTGGAAGGCAAATGCTGTATTCACCAGCACATCCTACCATGGCAAGAAGCTGGTTTTGTTATTATTTATAAACC ATCGGTTGGTCGAATCTCGCCGGATTCAGAGAGGAGTCGAGGCCGTGTACTCTACGATTATGCCCAAAGGAGCGCATCCATTTGTCTACCTTAG CCTTGAGATCGATCCAAAGCATGTCGACGTAAATGTCCATCCGACAAAACGCGAGGTGAGGACTCAATACACGCACACAGCCATATTTAATCATGTTCAAGGTTCATTTCTGAACGAAGATGTGATTGTAGAGACGATCTCCGATGCCATACAAGAAAAGCTGGCCGTACAAAGCTCTCAAAGAACGTTTACATATCAAACTTTGACTCCGATCACCGAGACAAATAGTAAAATCGGGTTCCCAAAGGTTTCAGCGCCCACAAAGGCGAGCAAGACTCGACTGGCATCCGCTTTATCTGAcgatgaggatgaagagtCCGGAAGAGCAG CCACACCAGCCATGAAGCAACCACCAAAGTCTTTGCCTCAACACTTGGTTAGGATGTCGCTGCGTGATCGGACTCTGGATAGTATGTTTGCCACATCTGGGAACTCCTCTTCAGCTCCGGCGACCCGTGCTACCACTCGTCAATCCACCTCTGGCAACACTACAAACGACGACCCATCGACAGCCAAACCAGTTGACTCAGTTGCGGAATCTTCTCTGAAAACATCTTCAGTGCAGGAACAAACGCCTGATGAAGGGCTCAACGAGGATGATGTTTTGCGAGACTCGATAGCGAATATGGTCATGAACGATCATGGCCAGGAAGAGGACACTCATTCAATAGCCAACATTTCAGAAAGTAAATGCTTCTTGACAAGCATCCTGGAACTCCGTCAGCAGATTCAAGATGATAAGCACTCCC GCCTCACGGATATTCTTCACAACTCCAAGTTTGTTGGCATGGTTGATTTTGCTTCGACTCGTTCTCTGTTTCAACACGAACTGAAACTTTATCTCATTAATCATTCTGCCGTCGC TGAGGAGCTTTTCTATCAACTTGGGCTCCGCCAATTTGGAAATTTCAGCCATTTGAAGCTTTCACCCCCGCCCTCATTGCACGAATTAGTTCATCTGGCAGTCGAGGATGATCTCGATATACAAAAGGCAGGGTTAGATCCTAAGAAAATAGGAGAC AAAATCATTAGTATTCTAATGCGCCGAAGAGAGATGCTCGAGGAGTATTTTGGAATCCAAATAAGTGAGGATGGGCTCGTTCAGTCCTTACCCTTGCTCCTTCCCGGATACACCCCCAATATTGATTTGTTGCCTGTATTTCTGATGCACCTTGGTCCAAGG GTTGATTGGAACTCGGAAAAAAGCTGCTTTGATACACTTTTCCGGGAAATAGCTCGTTTTCACGTCCCCAAGCCACCTCTAGACTTCGAGCAAGGGCAAGAGAAAAGTGATGGAGAACAATCTTCAAATGAAGAACGGGACGCGGCGGCGAAAGCAATG AGTCTTTGA
- a CDS encoding oxidoreductase FAD/NAD(P)-binding protein, with protein MFEEATTGVLGWHPGEHWMQSKLDVAQAVRFAYTAVRDHLPLQHRTFHTSNIAFVPLTTLDSDGRPWVSLIASKDGKVGFVQSPSEIELIINGDVWDGDPARKNLEKGKGKLVAGLGIEWATRRRNKFAGVIRDVEWDENGKMRLDMKVTQTLGNCPKYINVRTVGSSSTAPHVVYNKTDLGPEERLPDELIDFIHRADTIFIGTTYVADQKHEETFPSHVGTNHRGGRAGFVRVRKDGLTLVLPDYSGNRFYNSLGNVHATPLAGITILDFVTGNMLYVTGRAQNVFDQSAREIMDRTDLLTLVTTTGYTFVKNAMPVRQIPGTPVVPSPYSPPVRYLVEEKPSAKVDSGTTLLLERIQLHSPDLATFSFAPSTPVEVKPGQAAIIDMTSFIGKREYAHMARQAGEEKLLNDDGIRTWTVSGQSPTGAVQLTIREKQGGYVTSRLFTIAKKMEQMMPGLLEDTRPVGMQVSLVGVDGDFILPLEGKKLLWVAGGVGITPFLAMLKGTARTEEKWDVVLALATRRVDVEAFGRLVSDALTEAHSASLNLRVVIYSNGLRSDFPVDFGTSPDGSKVPVTIRSSRITKEDLATEGMDAEGREVYVCGPLEMEELVVLGLQEVGIDPRSQTKTRGVLSDDWDCLAVNCEIVNWQYYPGITSVPKVRRSILLPAYHGVDYIIEFEDILDKIADTNMVDTEWDDLRDMIKYKLVQNALEFISDAEQTAATAPPPPSSDAPFVPLTDSSDLMSTDGPLPPDAPPPPSPSPPYLVSPLATLDLQPSTPMGLVIAPFPARPNLELHGAGLNGNGAVWDTSSGRALPAKLDTEETKEELGRIFAYLHDFDSAPPFTVQRLVELVVKPRGHYKNVGKYLRALERTLLVTSTHKDYPLDTYALEAPNGTQPAIGRSASSRASTPAPLDIARSPLFTPIPFLHRPAPGSNHRSLSRSPPPTSPRAPLPGDAPGDANMAGVPTITPEDSIPALGLVDELDDPRPGHLSDHPTALSSVTQLPPESLGDRFVSVGQATGQGQPETGNGAEGGLNVPQSNSEPVQPPPQTQPTVREAEGYVRASSPEPSPTRILAEEAREHGLEAIAGAKPTEGSPKSEAAKDAAKEEPLAGTTEQGSEDKKSGERQMSVDEPDENKENVPS; from the exons ATGTTTGAAGAAGCGACTACCGGTGTACTTGGATGGCACCCAGGTGAACACTGGATGCAATCTAAACTCGACGTGGCCCAGGCCGTCAGGTTTGCGTATACGGCGGTCAGAGACCACCTCCCGCTCCAGCATCGCACATTCCATACATCAAACATCGCTTTTGTGCCTTTGACAACTCTTGATTCTGATGGCCGTCCATGGGTCTCTCTGATCGCTTCCAAGGATGGAAAAGTCGGATTCGTCCAGTCGCCGAGCGAAATCGAGTTAATTATTAACGGAGACGTGTGGGATGGAGATCCCGCGAGAAAGAACCtggaaaaaggaaaaggaaaactCGTTGCAGGGTTAGGGATTGAGTGGGCTACGAGACGAAGGAACAAGTTTGCAGGTGTAATCAGAGATGTAGAGTGGGATGAGAACGGGAAGATGAGGCTAGATATGAAGGTTACACAGACGCTTGG AAACTGTCCGAAATACATAAACGTCCGAACTGTCGGATCATCAAGTACTGCGCCCCACGTAGTATACAATAAAACAGACCTTGGACCAGAAGAACGACTACCGGATGAACTAATCGATTTTATTCATCGAGCGGATACTATATTTATCGGAACTACGTACGTTGCCGATCAGAAACATGAAGAGACGTTTCCATCGCATGTGGGCACAAACCATCGTGGTGGGCGGGCAGGGTTTGTAAGAGTTAGGAAAGACGGGTTGACATTAGTTTTGCCTGATTATTCGG GCAACCGATTCTACAATTCTCTCGGAAACGTGCATGCTACTCCACTTGCCGGCATAACAATCCTCGACTTTGTCACAGGGAACATGCTCTACGTCACCGGGCGGGCGCAAAATGTATTCGACCAGTCGGCCAGGGAAATTATGGACCGCACAGATTTGCTCACTTTAGTCACTACCACCGGGTACACGTTTGTCAAAAACGCAATGCCAGTGCGCCAGATACCCGGTACCCCGGTCGTTCCAAGCCCCTATAGCCCCCCTGTGCGATACCTTGTGGAAGAAAAGCCCAGTGCCAAGGTAGATAGTGGAACGACACTTTTGTTAGAACGCATACAATTGCACTCTCCCGATCTGGCCACATTTTCGTTCGCCCCATCTACGCCAGTCGAGGTCAAGCCCGGCCAGGCAGCCATAATCGATATGACATCGTTTATCGGGAAGAGAGAGTATGCACATATGGCTCGGCAGGCCGGAGAAGAAAAGTTGCTCAATGATGACGGGATCCGAACGTGGACGGTTTCAGGCCAGTCGCCTACGGGGGCCGTTCAATTAACGATCCGGGAGAAGCAGGGTGGATATGTGACGAGCCGGTTGTTTACGATTGCGAAGAAGATGGAACAGATGATGCCTGGGTTATTGGAAGATACTCGGCCGGTGGGGATGCAGGTCTCGTTAGTCGGGGTCGATGGTGACTTTATATTGCCGTTGGAAGGGAAGAAGCTATTATGGGTTGCTGGAGGCGTCGGAATCACTCCGTTTTTGGCGATGCTCAAGGGTACTGCACGAACCGAAGAGAAGTGGGATGTAGTACTTGCATTGGCAACACGGAGGGTCGATGTTGAGGCCTTTGGTCGATTGGTTTCGGATGCACTGACCGAGGCCCACTCTGCATCTCTCAACCTTCGAGTTGTGATCTATTCAAACGGGCTCCGAAGTGACTTTCCTGTAGATTTCGGAACTTCTCCTGACGGTAGCAAAGTTCCCGTCACGATCCGTAGCTCGAGAATCACCAAGGAAGATCTTGCAACTGAAGGCATGGACGCCGAGGGACGAGAGGTGTATGTATGTGGGCCTCTCGAGATGGAAGAGTTGGTAGTTTTAGGACTTCAAGAAGTTGGAATTGATCCAAG ATCCCAGACGAAGACAAGGGGCGTTTTGTCTGATGATTGGGATTGTTTGGCTGTCAATTGCGAGATCGTGAATTGGCAATATTACCCAGGGATCACTTCAGTTCCAAAA GTAAGGCGCTCTATACTCCTGCCAGCCTACCATGGTGTTGATTATATCATAGAATTCGAGGATATATTGGATAAAATTGCTGATACGAACATGGTCGA TACAGAATGGGATGACCTTCGAGACATGATCAAATATAAGCTTGTCCAG AATGCATTGGAATTTATCAGCGATGCAGAGCAAACAGCTGCGACAGCTCCTCCGCCTCCTTCCTCTGACGCCCCATTTGTTCCATTGACAGATTCGTCCGACCTCATGTCCACCGACGGTCCATTACCACCTGATGCACCACCCCCACCATCCCCTTCTCCGCCATATCTTGTTTCTCCACTTGCAACGCTTGATCTACAACCATCAACGCCCATGGGCCTTGTCATTGCACCCTTCCCTGCGCGCCCTAACCTTGAGCTACACGGTGCCGGGTTGAATGGGAATGGCGCCGTATGGGACACTAGCTCAGGTCGCGCTTTACCTGCCAAGTTGGACACAGAGGAGACCAAGGAAGAGCTCGGCCGAATTTTTGCCTACCTTCATGACTTTGATTC AGCCCCACCATTCACAGTGCAGAGGCTTGTCGAACTAGTCGTCAAACCTAGGGGACATTACAAGAATGTCGGAAAATACCTTCGCGCACTGGAGCGCACCTTGCTAGTTACTAGCACACACAAGGACTACCCTCTCGACACTTACGCTTTGGAAGCACCGAATGGCACTCAGCCGGCAATTGGGCGA TCTGCCTCGTCCCGCGCATCAACACCAGCTCCCCTAGATATAGCACGCTCCCCCTTATTCACGCCaattcccttcttgcaccgGCCCGCTCCTGGCAGCAACCACCGCAGTCTTTCAAGAAGTCCACCCCCAACGTCTCCTCGAGCTCCTCTTCCCGGGGACGCACCGGGCGATGCAAATATGGCAGGAGTCCCCACCATCACGCCCGAGGATTCTATCCCTGCCCTAGGTCTTGTCGACGAACTCGACGATCCTCGGCCCGGACACCTGTCCGATCATCCTACGGCTCTGTCCTCAGTCACTCAGTTGCCTCCAGAATCGTTGGGCGATAGGTTTGTCTCTGTCGGACAAGCAACGGGTCAAGGTCAGCCCGAAACGGGTAATGGCGCCGAGGGAGGTCTGAATGTACCTCAGTCGAATTCTGAGCCGGTACAACCACCGCCCCAAACGCAGCCGACGGTACGAGAAGCCGAGGGATACGTTCGAGCTTCGAGCCCCGAGCCTTCTCCAACTAGGATATTGGCCGAAGAGGCAAGGGAGCACGGGTTGGAAGCTATCGCAGGTGCCAAGCCGACCGAGGGCTCTCCAAAGAGCGAGGCCGCAAAAGACGCGGCCAAAGAAGAGCCTTTGGCAGGTACAACAGAGCAGGGGAGCGAAGACAAAAAATCGGGAGAGCGGCAGATGTCAGTGGACGAGCCAGATGAGAACAAGGAGAATGTTCCTTCTTGA